Proteins from one Staphylococcus sp. IVB6214 genomic window:
- a CDS encoding DUF3021 domain-containing protein, which produces MNILKSIVIGIGIASSIMLLFVAKFNIQMGFQDVFGLYLFGAVCGFLPIVYATDRLPLPLKLLVHFGGSIIAFFTISSINHWVPLKVESLIGAAIIFTLIFLAIWFVFFMINIKQSEQINTKIKETHK; this is translated from the coding sequence ATGAATATATTAAAATCAATTGTTATCGGTATTGGAATTGCAAGTAGTATTATGTTGTTATTTGTGGCCAAATTCAATATTCAAATGGGATTTCAAGACGTCTTTGGTCTGTATTTGTTCGGAGCGGTTTGTGGATTTTTACCCATTGTTTATGCAACCGATCGTTTACCATTGCCGCTAAAATTACTTGTTCATTTTGGTGGTAGCATCATCGCTTTCTTCACGATATCTAGTATCAATCATTGGGTACCATTAAAAGTAGAATCATTGATAGGTGCAGCAATCATTTTCACATTGATATTTCTTGCTATCTGGTTTGTATTCTTCATGATTAATATAAAACAAAGTGAGCAGATTAATACAAAAATCAAAGAAACACATAAATAA
- a CDS encoding methyltransferase domain-containing protein translates to MNQETSVMSRYGNAAKKHEQNLCCPVEYDPKYLAIIPDEIIEKDYGCGDPLGKIKEGDTVLDLGSGGGKVPYIVSQMVGESGRVIGVDMNDDMLTLAKKYQPEIVEKLGYDNVEFYKGKIQNLKLNLDLLDQYLKGHPVNNIETYQSVQEYIDYLENEMTMVLDNSIDVVISNCVLNLVSTDEKEALFKEIYRVLKVGGKAVISDIVSSVEVPEKLRQDPDLWSGCYSGAMEEKSFVEAFENAGFYGVSIDKRANTWQTIEAIDFRSMTIIAYKGKEGPCIDKGHSVIYKGPFKHIEDDDNHIFERGERTFVCEKVFHILQQEPYKALFEFIDVDEATVSVNDCCGPSCNC, encoded by the coding sequence ATGAATCAAGAAACGTCAGTAATGAGTAGATATGGAAATGCTGCAAAGAAACACGAACAAAACCTATGTTGCCCAGTAGAATATGATCCAAAATATTTAGCGATTATTCCCGATGAAATAATTGAAAAAGATTATGGTTGCGGGGATCCATTAGGAAAAATCAAAGAAGGCGATACGGTCTTAGATTTAGGCTCTGGTGGTGGAAAAGTACCTTATATCGTTTCACAAATGGTTGGTGAGTCAGGTAGAGTCATTGGTGTAGATATGAATGATGACATGTTGACACTTGCCAAAAAATATCAACCAGAAATAGTCGAAAAATTAGGTTATGACAATGTTGAATTTTATAAAGGAAAAATACAAAACTTAAAATTAAATTTAGACTTACTGGACCAATATTTAAAAGGACATCCAGTGAATAATATAGAGACGTACCAGTCTGTTCAGGAATATATAGATTATTTGGAGAACGAAATGACAATGGTTCTAGATAATAGTATCGATGTTGTTATTTCGAATTGTGTTTTAAATTTGGTTTCAACTGATGAAAAAGAAGCACTCTTCAAAGAGATTTACCGTGTATTAAAAGTTGGCGGTAAAGCTGTTATCTCAGATATTGTGTCTAGTGTTGAAGTACCAGAAAAGTTGAGACAAGATCCAGACTTATGGAGTGGTTGTTACTCAGGGGCTATGGAAGAAAAGTCATTTGTCGAAGCTTTTGAAAATGCAGGATTTTATGGTGTGTCAATTGATAAGCGTGCAAACACATGGCAAACGATTGAAGCGATTGATTTTAGAAGCATGACGATTATCGCATATAAAGGCAAAGAAGGACCGTGTATTGATAAAGGTCACTCCGTTATTTATAAAGGACCATTCAAACATATTGAAGACGATGATAACCATATTTTTGAACGTGGAGAAAGAACTTTTGTATGCGAAAAAGTTTTTCATATTTTACAACAAGAACCTTATAAAGCACTTTTTGAATTTATCGATGTCGATGAAGCAACCGTGAGTGTAAACGACTGTTGTGGCCCATCATGTAATTGTTAG
- a CDS encoding LytTR family DNA-binding domain-containing protein, with product MKELLKVHLKLDTKATATDVTINTNDSTLGTDLLKYIEQYEVPRSKIGVKTEQGVHLVSKSDIIFAEIFEKQLTIVTTAHTYTTRMTLQRLQQSLTDRQFVQISKSSLVNIDYITKVAPSFSGNLYATLTNQQKVTISRRYVKNLMNILGI from the coding sequence ATGAAAGAACTACTCAAAGTTCATTTGAAATTAGATACAAAAGCAACAGCAACGGATGTAACGATTAACACAAATGATTCTACACTGGGAACTGACTTGTTGAAGTACATAGAACAATATGAAGTCCCACGCAGTAAAATTGGTGTAAAAACAGAGCAGGGTGTCCACCTTGTATCTAAATCAGATATTATTTTTGCAGAGATATTTGAAAAACAGCTGACGATTGTAACAACAGCGCACACTTATACGACGAGAATGACACTTCAACGACTACAACAATCGTTAACCGATCGTCAATTTGTCCAAATTAGTAAGTCATCTCTTGTCAATATTGACTATATTACAAAAGTTGCACCTTCATTTTCTGGAAATCTGTATGCGACACTGACTAACCAACAAAAAGTCACGATATCTAGAAGATATGTTAAAAATTTGATGAATATCTTAGGAATATAA
- a CDS encoding ABC transporter permease, translated as MFLAWNEIKRNKLKFGLIIGVLIMISYLLFLLSGLASGLMNMNREGIDRWQADAIILNKDANQTVQQSLFEKEDVTDVYDKQATLKQVGVIVSNSDKEENALLFGVEKQSFLIPKLIEGKPFKSNNEVVADETLKEKGFKVGDTLSLSQSDETIKIVGFSESAKYNASPVLFANDATIEKLNPSLNEKMTNAVVVKGSNWEKKTIESDLEAIEIESFIENLPGYQAQNLTLNFMISFLFVISATVIGIFLYVMTLQKTSLFGVLKAQGFTNGYLAKVVLSQTFIISLIGTLIGLGLTILTGAFLPSAVPIKFDVVTLIIYGVVLIVVSLIGSLFSILTIRKVDPLKAIG; from the coding sequence ATGTTTTTAGCTTGGAATGAAATTAAACGCAACAAATTAAAGTTTGGTCTCATTATCGGTGTGCTGATCATGATCAGTTATTTGCTCTTTCTGCTATCTGGTCTGGCAAGTGGGTTGATGAATATGAATAGAGAAGGGATTGATCGCTGGCAAGCAGATGCGATTATTCTAAATAAAGACGCCAATCAAACTGTACAACAATCATTGTTTGAAAAAGAAGATGTGACGGACGTCTATGACAAACAAGCTACGTTAAAACAAGTCGGAGTTATCGTATCGAATAGCGATAAAGAAGAGAATGCTTTATTATTCGGCGTGGAAAAACAATCATTTTTAATTCCGAAACTAATAGAAGGGAAGCCTTTTAAATCGAATAATGAAGTGGTTGCGGATGAAACATTAAAAGAAAAAGGCTTCAAAGTTGGGGATACGCTGTCGCTTTCACAATCTGATGAAACCATTAAAATTGTAGGCTTTAGCGAGAGTGCGAAGTACAATGCGTCACCGGTGCTGTTTGCGAATGATGCTACAATTGAAAAACTGAATCCTTCTTTAAACGAAAAAATGACGAATGCAGTGGTTGTTAAAGGTAGCAATTGGGAGAAGAAAACAATAGAGAGTGACCTGGAAGCAATTGAAATTGAAAGCTTTATTGAAAATCTACCTGGTTATCAAGCGCAAAATTTAACATTGAACTTTATGATTTCATTCTTGTTTGTGATATCTGCGACGGTTATCGGTATTTTCTTATATGTCATGACGCTACAAAAAACAAGTTTGTTTGGTGTATTAAAGGCACAAGGTTTCACAAATGGTTATTTAGCGAAAGTTGTATTATCACAAACCTTCATTATTTCATTAATTGGAACGTTGATTGGTTTAGGTCTAACGATACTGACAGGCGCATTTTTACCAAGTGCGGTTCCTATTAAGTTCGACGTGGTAACACTCATTATCTACGGTGTTGTTTTAATCGTTGTCTCACTTATCGGTAGCTTATTCTCAATATTAACAATTCGAAAAGTAGATCCACTGAAAGCAATCGGGTAA
- a CDS encoding type I toxin-antitoxin system Fst family toxin gives MHDVLLHVMTTAISGCMVALFAHWLRKRDEKK, from the coding sequence ATGCATGATGTATTACTTCATGTAATGACCACAGCTATAAGTGGTTGTATGGTAGCCTTGTTTGCGCATTGGCTACGTAAACGAGACGAGAAAAAATAG